The sequence GGAACGCTGTctgtgttttggttattttaacctgcccaatgccagtttagtcaattattttttaaccgtgcatttcattcattcagaaaggctctcaaagcatgtgtccacGACTGAGATGCGACCTCTGGtgaacagtagcagactccgaaattaGATGCAGATTCAGAGCTCCACTTGAGGAGGTTGTTggttagcaaataatataaatattacgaatgtaaacattagttgagcaggttacattgtaaccctgtgtcctaacaacatgctacatgacgagatacgcagtgataagataagataatttggctgtttgcaccagacgaaacatgacagaaatttaaatacagtcattcagaagcacagaaaatCCACTCACTCATAAAATGGTAAGTTTTattatctatttaatacatactaATCCTCTTTAATATCATCAAAtgaacatgctgaatcactcatgtgttctaaagttcaatttcaaacggtttattttattttcaagataagGTACAAGGTAAACTttcctgctgctttcagtagcatggcaataaatgttgagtaaaatggcattcaatctcacattattagcatttatctCTGAATAAAACACTCAAGGTTTAagttacctgaggtgatcattctcatagttttttgttgttcacctgtgagagccgtttctaatatataaattcgAGGttttggttaggacaaaaactccttttaatatggaaaatattccttctatcgggtgcggttgcttttatttagaacactgtttaaatTAGCCTTTAGACTCAATGGTTATAcccgctcctgtcctcaatctggcaacctgcgcttcttttgatccaggaatgcaatacctagttcaaccactgggtgttaaaCTTACATACTCCACCTTTAAATAATGTCTGAAAATAAAGCTCTGCACTCATACATCTGTCTTCATTTTGAACAATGTCATTTTGTATCATTCAGAACCCAACATGAAGCCAACCAAAAcgttatgtaatttaataacttgtGTGGATTAAATGGGGCTTTAGTTCAAATGCTTTTCACTACAAAGTGTTTAATgttttaaccccttaactgtcaccCCACATTTGAAAATAATAGGTGATGTATGCATATTATACAGAGTTTGCAAAAATACgttcatgttttgaatttttttttaacctacTGAAAATATGTCCTGAAAACAGGATGGCAACAGTTGAGgggttaatgttaattaatgttacaTACTTTctgtaacagatatatttataaaaaatgaaaaaatatgctTATTTTCTGACATGTACTTTAAAGtaataaatgatgtttttttttaaatatcaaaaatgATTGATGACAAACAAGTATTTTGGTCTTCAGTTAAAGCAGATGATTGACTAACAGGCATTTGTTATATATTGCgtgttatatatacacatatatttatatacatatacaaacaaaaataaataaatagttagtaGATTTTTAATTTTGGGTAAAAATTtcatttctttgttcattttttttaatggctgTCTGATGTTAAATCTCAAGGTAATGATTAAGGCTGATCTGCTTTTGTCCTATAGCAACAACACCTGATCGAGTTGATCCGCCTGCGGGAAACGGAGGCTGCGCTGGAATTTGCACAGACGCAGCTGGCTGAACAGGGAGAGGAGAGCCGGGAGTGTCTGACAGAGATGGAGCGCACACTCGCCCTCCTGGCCTTTGATAACCCAGAAGAGTCGCCCTTTGGAGATCTGCTTAACATGATGCAGAGACAGAAGGTAACGTTTCCTTCACAtttaactgaacataaatattgTGATTTATTGTGTATTGTTATTTGTTATAAGAAGGGTATGGAATGAATGTCTGCTAGCAGCATATTGCGGGCACGTTCTTCAAATTTGGCAGATCATGTTAATTCCATTTTGGTTTGACattttcacaataataaaaaGAGTCTATTAGAGAAGGTCTGGTTCTGCAAGACATCAAAAGTGTGAGAGCACTTCTGTTCTAGGGGCCaattttcaatttaaataaaaatgtctctGGTTGGTAAGATAAGGTATTCAGTTACACCCATTCAAAAGGTTTGTTCCAGTATGTATCatgtaatattattaaagttgagaagttcattaattaaaataactgttttctattaTAGTATAGATTTAAACTATAACTCATTCATTTAATGTCAAAAGCAGagcagcattttatttttcagcaatATAAGTATAACTAATAATTAGAAGAATGTATTCTAATATGCAAATATTTGCTGTTCAGGAAATATTTCTTAtgttaaaatgttctttttttatatataaaaaaataaagtaaatataaagtaaacatttatttggaaaatattttgttACAATCAAAAGTCTTTACTTTCACATATTGATCAATTTAAAGGCAAAGCTCCTcgaaaaaaattaacattttctcaCTATTTTATTGCCCTCAAAAGGTTACAGACCTTTATGAGTTGTTTGTTTTCTGCTGAAtctaaaataagatattttgaggaaatacatgaaGGGTAagtgggcgacgcggtggcgcagttggtagtgctgtcgcctcacagcaagaaggtcgctggttcgattcttgtgttcatttctgtgtggagtttgcatgttctccctgcgttcgcgtgggtttcctccaggtgctccggtttccccacagtccaaagacatgtggtacaggataattgggtaggctaaattgcccgtagtttatgtgtgtaaatggaagtgtatgggtgtttcccagagatgggttgcggctggacgggcatccgctgcgtaaaacatgtgctggataagttggcggtttattccactgtggcggattaataaagggactaagcggaaaagaaagtgaatgaatgaatgaaggaagggtAAGTGAATACAGAATTTAAAATTTTGGTTGAACTGTACATTTAGTTCTTGTTGGGGGAAAAGTAGTATGCTCATTGTACCCCAGAAATGTACAAAAGAATAAGGTATGGTactttgaaaagtaaaaaaaacattatattattttgttattatattattgtgaATATGAAATTAAACTCATGAACTTTATGTACATCCCCTGTGTtgcttttacatttacaaaatgcaCATTCAAGCAATATATGGATCAAACTTAACTTCCTTTTTCTGTCAAACAACTTTTGGTATCACTTTAAAAttatggtccattagttaatgtatttactaatatgaacaaacaattagtaatacattcatTGCAATATTTATTCGTTGTTGTTAATGTTATTCAAGTTAAAcaacgttagttcatgttaactcacagcgcATTATCTAATGTTAACAAGTGCAACTTTGGATTTGAATAATGCAATAATGTTGAAAtacgattaataaatgctttacaagagtaTTTATACttaatgactacgtttacatggacatcagtaatcgaatcatttgccttaatctgaacaacacaataatatgattaaggtgtttacatgatttgttttttttaatgttcctttcatgatcctgatttacatgttatagcacataattcgattaatgtcattgcgtcaccacactatccacttTTTCTAGGAACCGTCATGTAATTACGTGTGtttcgtttttaatttgtcaacttaattgcagtttggcactttcactttcatttgggaacatttcatgcatgcccccgtgacaaatgagatttttggatgcgagtatgaactgctggaagagtgttgttctgtggtcttcactgacttggtaggggcagagaatagtgtcaaacagccatgtgtgcatgcgtgcgtgcatgcatgtgtgtggactatcctgtcgcaaaacgcagtGATAAGTCCTACACGATGGttatagtttgattgcagtgtttacatgtctgcactgcacttcaataatgcgactaaaatctgcatactccacatgtcttaattcgatttttcGTTatttcaattatgaccttaatctgttaaaatttatcaaaaatcgctgttcacatggtagactcttaattagagtgttgtcttaatcgtattaaactTGAATTATTGGTGTCAATGTAAACATACTGAatgttagtgaatacattaactaacatttaatttatacattaactaacattaattaattgaCCCTTATTATAAAGTTATTCTAAAGTTTCCtaactttcttttttctgctgaaatCACTTGTTTTCTCTACGAGATTTATTTGCAAACCACATTTCAGTCATTTTATGTAAGTGATGATATTTGTAGAGGGTAATGAAGTCCATTAATCCTTCATTCTGCCAGTACTTGATAGACTTCATGTGGTCTTGTGTACCAGGTGTGGAGTGAGGTCAACCAGGCGGTGCTGGACTATGAAAACAGAGAGTCGACACCAAAACTGGCCAAACTCCTCAAACTGCTGCTGTGGGCTCAGAACGAGTTGGACCAGAAGAAAGTCAAGTACCCCAAAATGACAGACCTTAGCAAAGGCACCATCGAGGACCCTAAGTGAAAAAACAAACACCCGGCATCTCTATGCTTGCATTCTGCGGGGGAACAAAACAGACGCTTTCCCTTTCCTTAACTATTTATACTCAGTGACTGACACTCAAAACAtccttttatcaacattttgTTTCGTTTACTTGTTGCTTATCAGAGACTTTGCATTAAATGGGCTGCGGAAATGAGATTTAAGGATGACTTCTAGCCAAAATGGAAACCGTTTTATCGCAGGAGGAGTTCTGTGATTTTTGTTACCACAATATTTGACTTGCTGAGCTGAATTGATTGCATTTTAgcctcttttttgtttgtttgcagagAATGATGATCTATTTTGGGTTGGCGAATGTTCAGAAAGTCTACAACTCTAGCTGAGGACTGAACCACACTATTTAGATTTAGCTGAGCGTGTCCACTGATGTGAGGTACCCAAGGCACAGTAGTGGTGTCATCAAGGACGGTGGACTGATTGTACAGATACAGAGAAAGCCAGTTCTGTGTGCTTTCACAACTTTTATTTGCAGTGCACAAGTATACATTTTGTATGCGGGTTAAATGGCCCCGTCAAAGAAAAGCTGCCCCTTTTTTTGGAGTACTAATGTTATTGCATTATAATGTTCTAAAGTCACGTGACATTGTTTTCTACTGTATATTGTCATAGTATTCCTGCTTACATTGACATTCAATTGTGATTTATAGATATTGCAGAGATCAAATTGTAAGCTTCTGAGATCAGACGCTTTACATGGGTATTAAATAatcgtttcttttttaaatcccCAAACTCTTTGATTATGAAAAGTGCTGCTGTTGTCGAATGCTATGGCCAAATACTTCTGCTGTGATGCTCAATTCAATGTTGCAGAGGGGtgtttttattttgacacattaatatggtaaataaaagCCACCCAGTTCCTGTTTATGATAAATGTTTGCTGTTGGCCAACCTTGGACTTTGccttgttaaatattatttatttagctatgTAATATTGTCCAGGTAATGTatcatgtaatataataatattcaatTGATGAAAACAATTCCATATGTCACATCTTTGCAATGAATCAGAAGAGTCAATTCACAAAGCAAGTCCAAAAGAGTCACTCTGTGTTCACCATACTGAATCGGTCCTTGCAGTTTCAGTtaaattggctgaatggataaTTGAAATGAAAATACTGATATAATCTGTTATCAAGGGTTGTTAATAATTTTGAgcctttttaaatataaagaaaGTTATGTTTATCATCTAAATAATGCTTATATGAGCTGAAACATAACAGCAGCAACCAGGATACAGAAATGTACACCTTTGGTAATAGAAAACTGCACCTAACCTTATTAAAGCAAACCTTTAAATGCCACAGACGGCCAAATATGATCACAATTTGTGAGGGAGTGACATTTCAACATGTAAATAACATAGTGTATCctgtaaaatattaaaagttgtacactgcaaaaaaatgtgtttcttatatttttttcctgtttctagtccaaatgtctaaattcctaaatcaagaagcattttctagacaagcgaaACATATAATCTccttttaagaaataatatgcccaaaatgaagtgagtttttccttaaaacaagcacaataatctgccaatggggtaagcaaaataagttTGCttatattttgcttaccccaaaataatatttttcttaccccattggcagattattgtgcttgttttaaggaaaaactttattttgatatattattcCTAAAACAAGACTatgtttttacttgtctagaaaatgcttcttgatttaagattttttttagatattaggactagaatcaagacaaaaactctacgtaagaaaatctttttttggaGTGTATATGGGTCTAATATTAAAGGGcaagtattttgtttgttttgatctaCATTATATTTTCAATACAGATTAT comes from Danio aesculapii chromosome 23, fDanAes4.1, whole genome shotgun sequence and encodes:
- the gid8b gene encoding glucose-induced degradation protein 8-B homolog, whose translation is MMSYAEKPEDITRDEWMEKLNNVHIQRADMNRLIMNYLVTEGFKEAAEKFRMESGIEPSVDLDSLDERIKIREMVLKGQIQEAIALINSLHPELLDTNRYLYFHLQQQHLIELIRLRETEAALEFAQTQLAEQGEESRECLTEMERTLALLAFDNPEESPFGDLLNMMQRQKVWSEVNQAVLDYENRESTPKLAKLLKLLLWAQNELDQKKVKYPKMTDLSKGTIEDPK